Genomic window (Megalobrama amblycephala isolate DHTTF-2021 unplaced genomic scaffold, ASM1881202v1 scaffold608, whole genome shotgun sequence):
cacCGAGGCGGGTTCACTGGacgcagaggcagaggtgttggacacaGACGGAGGGTCACTGGacgcagaggcagaggtgttggacacaGAGGCAGAGGGTCACTGGacgcagaggcagaggtgttggacacaGACGGAGGGTCACTGGacgcagaggcagaggtgttggatgcagaggcagaggtgttgaCACAGACGAAGGGTCACTGGacgcagaggcagaggtgttggacacagaggcagaggtgttggacacagaggcagaggtgttggacacaGACGGAGGGTCACTGGacgcagaggcagaggtgttggacacagaggcagaggtgttggacacaGACGGAGGGTCACTGGacgcagaggcagaggtgttggacacagaggcagaggtgttggacacCGAGGCGGGGTCACTGGacgcagaggcagaggtgttggacacagaggcagaggtgttggacacCGAGGCGGGGTCACTGGacgcagaggcagaggtgttggacacCGAGGCGGGGTCACTGGacgcagaggcagaggtgttggacacagaggcagaggtgttggacacCGAGGCGGGTCACTGGAtgcagaggcagaggtgttggacacagaggcagaggtgttggacacaGACGGAGGGTCACTGGacgcagaggcagaggtgtttgatgcagaggcagaggtgttggacacagaggcagaggtgttggacacaGACGGAGGGTCACTGGacgcagaggcagaggtgttggacacagaggcagaggtgttggacaccgaggcagaggtgttggacacaGACGGAGGGTCACTGGacgcagaggcagaggtgttggatgcagaggcagaggtgttggacacaGACGAAGGGTCACTGGacgcagaggcagaggtgttggatgcagaggcagaggtgttggacacagaggcagaggtgttggacacagaggcagaggtgttggacacaGACGGAGGGTCACTGGacgcagaggcagaggtgttggacacagaggcagaggtgttggacacaGACGGAGGGTCACTGGacgcagaggcagaggtgttggacacagaggcagaggtgttggacacCGAGGCGGGGTCACTGGacgcagaggcagaggtgttggacacCGAGGCGGGGTCACTGGacgcagaggcagaggtgttggacacCGAGGCGGGGTCACTGGacgcagaggcagaggtgttggacacagaggcagaggtgttggacacCGAGGCGGGGTCACTGGacgcagaggcagaggtgttggacacCGAGACGGGTCACTGGAtgcagaggcagaggtgttggacacagaggcagaggtgttggacacaGAGGCGGGGTCACTGGacgcagaggcagaggtgttggacacCGAGGCGGGGTCACTGGacgcagaggcagaggtgttggacacCGAGACGGGGTCACTGGAtgcagaggcagaggtgttggacacagaggcagaggtgttggacacCGAGGCGGGGTCACTGGacgcagaggcagaggtgttggacacCGAGGCGGGGTCACTGGACGCAGAGGCAGAGGTAGAGGTGTTGAacgcagaggcagaggtgttgaacgcagaggcagaggtgttggacacCGAGGCGGGTTCACTGGACgcagaggtgttggacacaGACGGAGGGTCACTGGACGCAGAGGCAGAGGTGGACACAGACGGAGGGTCACTGGACGCAGAGGCAGAGGTTTGACACAGAGGCAAGGTGTTCCCTGTAGAGGGTTAAgaaaaaagaacagtatttaacTTATTTATGCTGCTG
Coding sequences:
- the LOC125262121 gene encoding keratin, type II cytoskeletal 7-like, which gives rise to MDAEAGSLDTDGGSLDAEAEVLDTEAGSLDAEAEVLDTEARCWTPGGSLDAEAEVLDTEAGHWIRGRGGVTGRRGRGVGHRGRGVGHRGGSLDAEAEVLDTEAGSLDAEAEVLDTEAEVLDTDGGSLDAEAEVLNAEAEVLDTEAGSLDAEAEVLDTDGGGRGVGHRRRVTGRRGRGVGCRGRGVDTDEGSLDAEAEVLDTEAEVLDTEAEVLDTDGGSLDAEAEVLDTEAEVLDTDGGSLDAEAEVLDTEAEVLDTEAGSLDAEAEVLDTEAEVLDTEAEVLDTDGGSLDAEAEVFDAEAEVLDTEAEVLDTDGGSLDAEAEVLDTEAEVLDTEAEVLDTDGGSLDAEAEVLDAEAEVLDTDEGSLDAEAEVLDAEAEVLDTEAEVLDTEAEVLDTDGGSLDAEAEVLDTEAEVLDTDGGSLDAEAEVLDTEAEVLDTEAGSLDAEAEVLDTEAGSLDAEAEVLDTEAGSLDAEAEVLDTEAGSLDAEAEVLDTETGSLDAEAEVLDTEAEVLDTEAGSLDAEAEVLDTEAGSLDAEAEVEVLNAEAEVLNAEAEVLDTEAGSLDAEVLDTDGGSLDAEAEVDTDGGSLDAEAEV